A genomic stretch from Sphingobacterium sp. ML3W includes:
- the trpA gene encoding tryptophan synthase subunit alpha codes for MNTIEKKEGNPLLSIYFTAGYPELDSTIRIAKKLEEAGADFLEIGFPYSDPVADGPVIQHSSEVALANGMTVKKLFEQLRELRQHVQIPVFLMGYVNPVIQFGVEKFCEECKNVGVDGVIIPDLPMYEYEDLYRETFEKNGIANIFIVTPQTSTERIRKIDSLSNSFIYLLSSNATTGKTLDVGEDTNAYFKRIHDLQLTNPLIVGFGISNKEAFQKASQYTAGAIIGSAFVKRLTEQDYMDQIPDFIKSIKG; via the coding sequence ATGAATACGATTGAAAAAAAAGAAGGCAACCCCCTTCTATCGATATATTTTACAGCAGGATATCCCGAACTGGACAGTACGATCCGCATAGCCAAGAAATTGGAAGAAGCGGGTGCCGACTTTTTAGAAATAGGTTTTCCCTACTCCGATCCTGTTGCAGATGGACCTGTTATCCAACACAGTTCAGAAGTTGCTCTGGCCAACGGAATGACTGTCAAAAAATTATTTGAACAATTACGTGAGCTACGCCAACATGTACAGATCCCGGTCTTTCTGATGGGCTATGTTAATCCCGTAATCCAATTTGGCGTAGAGAAATTCTGTGAAGAGTGCAAAAATGTAGGTGTAGATGGGGTGATTATTCCCGACCTACCAATGTATGAATACGAGGATCTCTATAGGGAAACTTTTGAGAAAAACGGCATCGCAAATATCTTTATCGTAACGCCGCAGACTTCAACTGAAAGAATCCGAAAAATAGATAGTCTATCCAATAGTTTTATCTACTTATTGTCCTCCAATGCCACAACGGGAAAAACACTAGATGTAGGCGAGGATACCAATGCTTATTTCAAGCGGATACATGATCTTCAGCTGACAAACCCTTTAATCGTTGGGTTCGGAATTTCAAACAAAGAAGCATTTCAAAAAGCAAGTCAATATACTGCTGGTGCAATTATCGGTAGTGCATTTGTAAAAAGATTGACGGAGCAAGATTATATGGATCAGATTCCTGATTTTATCAAATCAATAAAGGGGTAA
- a CDS encoding RNA polymerase sigma-70 factor produces the protein MKSKAEDLNYTEWIIRLNAGEMIAFEWLYNTYKHQLAGNLIKLVKSSDVAEDILHDVFVKVWENRTKIDPQRSFEGYLYRIAANMVADFYRKISKDRNYQEYLIAIQETVYQHIDELLENKYRRELIDKALTELPPKCRTVFQLCKIEGRSYEEVSNLLQISPNTISNHLNRANKKILLFLQNPVNLPYFLLLIWVK, from the coding sequence ATGAAGAGCAAGGCTGAAGATCTAAATTATACCGAATGGATCATTCGCTTAAACGCAGGCGAAATGATTGCTTTTGAATGGCTGTACAATACATACAAGCACCAACTAGCTGGCAATCTGATTAAACTCGTAAAATCGTCTGATGTTGCAGAAGATATACTCCATGATGTTTTTGTCAAGGTTTGGGAAAATAGAACCAAGATTGATCCTCAACGCTCCTTTGAGGGTTATCTTTACCGGATAGCAGCCAATATGGTCGCAGACTTTTACCGGAAAATCAGTAAGGATAGAAATTACCAGGAATATCTTATTGCTATACAGGAAACTGTTTATCAACATATAGATGAGCTATTGGAAAATAAATACAGAAGAGAATTAATAGATAAAGCGCTCACAGAACTTCCGCCCAAATGCAGAACAGTTTTCCAGCTGTGCAAAATTGAAGGCCGTAGCTATGAAGAGGTTTCCAACCTCTTGCAAATATCTCCAAATACGATTAGTAACCATTTAAATCGTGCCAATAAAAAAATATTACTATTTCTACAGAATCCCGTAAACCTTCCCTACTTCCTGCTTCTGATCTGGGTTAAATAG
- a CDS encoding FecR family protein → MEKKNLNKLFEDFIANRCSAEDIEQLMRHFGSPISMDELRNLITQQMTMGQSESSSPAVASIVGATDKKLALTMSKFQESEKKRGQVQTLWRFSVVAAAVIILCLLAVLWQNKPGIPKETIMQAAKKQTEEILPGKNQARLTLYNGKKLNFDQQQPINEKNSNLNYEKGRLVYSGSSAEETIQWNILEVPKAGTFEIQLPDGSTVWVNANSKLYFPNRFPTDERFVKVEGEAFFKVQKDKKRPFKVQTRDLNISVLGTAFNVRAYHPKHISTTLVEGSVQLTYHDQHIIMTPGERAFIDEKNKLKTQAIDIEGATAWKEGYFYFKDETLGKILQDISNWYDLKVSIVGNLPKGLYSGSMDRNSKLNGVLKMLANVGNLDFILNGNHLTVKQKNK, encoded by the coding sequence TTGGAAAAGAAAAATTTGAATAAATTATTTGAGGATTTTATTGCCAATCGTTGTTCGGCAGAAGATATCGAGCAATTGATGCGACATTTTGGTTCTCCAATATCAATGGATGAGCTCCGCAATCTCATTACACAACAGATGACGATGGGCCAATCCGAAAGTTCCTCCCCAGCTGTTGCATCTATCGTCGGTGCTACGGACAAAAAGCTGGCACTGACCATGTCTAAGTTTCAGGAGAGTGAAAAAAAACGGGGCCAGGTACAAACATTATGGCGATTTTCCGTTGTTGCAGCTGCCGTAATAATCCTCTGTCTTTTAGCAGTGCTTTGGCAAAACAAACCAGGTATACCTAAAGAAACGATCATGCAGGCTGCTAAAAAACAAACCGAAGAAATTCTACCAGGGAAAAACCAGGCTCGCCTTACGTTATATAACGGCAAAAAATTGAACTTTGATCAGCAACAACCTATCAATGAAAAAAACAGCAATCTTAATTATGAAAAGGGACGATTAGTATATAGCGGCAGTTCCGCAGAAGAAACTATACAATGGAACATCCTCGAAGTTCCAAAAGCTGGAACGTTCGAAATACAATTGCCAGATGGATCAACTGTATGGGTAAACGCCAATTCTAAGCTCTATTTTCCGAATCGCTTTCCTACAGATGAGCGCTTTGTCAAAGTCGAAGGAGAAGCATTCTTTAAAGTACAAAAAGATAAAAAACGTCCTTTTAAAGTCCAAACTAGAGATCTCAATATTTCTGTATTAGGTACTGCTTTCAATGTAAGAGCCTATCATCCCAAACATATATCAACTACATTGGTCGAAGGATCGGTCCAATTGACCTATCATGATCAGCACATCATCATGACGCCAGGGGAAAGAGCTTTTATAGATGAAAAAAACAAGTTAAAAACACAAGCTATAGATATTGAGGGTGCTACTGCATGGAAAGAAGGATATTTCTATTTTAAAGATGAAACATTAGGTAAGATATTACAAGATATTAGTAATTGGTATGATTTGAAAGTCAGCATAGTTGGAAATTTACCCAAGGGTCTATATAGTGGTAGTATGGATCGCAACAGTAAATTAAATGGCGTACTGAAAATGCTTGCAAATGTAGGTAACCTGGATTTTATCCTTAATGGCAATCATCTTACTGTTAAACAAAAAAACAAATAA
- a CDS encoding SusC/RagA family TonB-linked outer membrane protein, producing the protein MKLTIIFILFSIGLNAKTNGQQINLSVKHMRLDNVLKKIAQQTDYKFFYSSDLVNKAEPVNLTVEQASLDETLEKILAPRGLSYQKMSRTITITAALRLQQIDISGTVRDEKGPLAGVNIYTKTDNKIGTRTDSEGKFALKVPVNSTLVFSFLGYERKEITVKDKDLQVVMNPISNAMAEVVVTALGINKEKRKVAYAAQEVKGESLSVAREPNVASSLVGKVAGLQIKTKSTLFENPEITLRGGNATIVIDGVPAPDGFNMWSINADDIENITVLKGTASSALYGSVAQNGAIMITTKKGKGGTAGIELTYNSSTEFQAGFLRIPKTQQDYGMGFNGKYAFVDGKGGGINDAYGYVWGPKLNQPDPSTSSGFVEIPQYNSPLDPATNKLKPLLWISRGKENLNNFLTNGLITTHNLSVAGSTDKSDYRISLSHLYQKGQVPNTTLNSTTLSLAGKLKLNSKLDAEATLSYNRQYSPNYPNSDYSPDNYLYNIVLWMGPDVDIRDMRNYWKPGREGSEQLTYNYSWYNNPWFLAYEKERAYTNDVIVSQGNIKYKFNNDLKLLVRGGITTNFANSESRVPYSYINYGTAAAPYGNYSVNRDNRMRFVSDALLTYDKKLSQDFTISASVGASTRLDQYNKLESRTTGGLSVPAWYNLDNSRDPVRSTNERVEKQVYGMYGYVDLDYRNMATLSLTGRNDWTSALQSPYNSYFYPSASLSLIVSEMFHLPAVISYFKLRGAVTDATTDINAYSALLTYEIGSRWNGNPSLYLPDALRPPGLKPNKTISQEYGAELRLFRNRIGVDFTYFNYDRTNNVVEVPLSEASGFAKLQVNGDRYRRRGIEVVVSGTPVQTENFKWSTTLNYSRLRNTVLEYQGGEEIRGGVKVGERMDIYRGWAWQKSPDGQIVHENGIPQYINQQVNLGYMLPNWEFGFLNNFQYKNFGISFAFDGRIGGKTNNAIEAKMYEGGMHPNTANSYRDDAYRGEKTYLAGGVTQTGGDVTYDAQGNITGDSRTFVPNTTKVNYVDWVFATYTNGIDESTLYDRTFVKLRELTLSYQIPSNLLTKTPFKTASFSLVGRNLLLWSKVPYMDPDGYSDLQLAEPTVRNIGFNVNLKF; encoded by the coding sequence ATGAAATTGACAATCATCTTCATCTTGTTCTCAATTGGGCTCAATGCCAAAACAAACGGACAACAAATCAACCTATCAGTCAAGCACATGCGCTTGGATAATGTGCTAAAAAAAATAGCACAACAGACTGATTATAAGTTTTTTTATTCAAGCGACCTGGTAAATAAAGCAGAACCAGTTAATCTTACAGTAGAACAGGCGTCTTTAGATGAAACATTGGAAAAAATCCTCGCTCCGAGAGGGCTGAGCTACCAAAAGATGTCGCGAACAATCACAATTACGGCAGCCCTTAGGTTACAACAAATCGATATTTCAGGGACTGTAAGGGATGAAAAGGGACCACTTGCTGGCGTTAACATCTATACAAAAACTGACAATAAAATTGGAACCCGCACGGATTCAGAAGGAAAATTTGCATTAAAGGTACCCGTTAACTCAACACTAGTCTTTAGTTTTTTGGGATACGAGAGAAAGGAAATTACAGTGAAAGACAAAGATCTTCAGGTAGTGATGAACCCAATCAGCAATGCGATGGCGGAAGTGGTCGTCACTGCCTTAGGTATTAATAAAGAGAAGCGGAAGGTGGCTTATGCTGCACAGGAAGTTAAGGGAGAAAGTCTGTCCGTAGCCCGTGAGCCTAATGTTGCGTCTAGCTTGGTTGGTAAAGTTGCTGGCCTCCAAATCAAAACTAAATCTACCCTATTTGAAAATCCCGAAATTACACTGAGAGGGGGCAATGCTACAATCGTCATTGATGGGGTTCCTGCCCCAGATGGCTTTAATATGTGGAGCATAAATGCGGATGATATAGAAAATATTACTGTATTGAAAGGAACTGCTTCATCAGCTTTATATGGTTCAGTAGCACAAAACGGTGCTATTATGATCACTACCAAAAAGGGCAAAGGCGGAACTGCAGGAATTGAACTCACCTATAACTCTAGTACGGAATTTCAAGCCGGATTCTTACGTATTCCCAAAACACAGCAGGACTATGGCATGGGATTTAATGGAAAATACGCGTTTGTCGATGGAAAAGGTGGTGGTATCAATGATGCCTATGGTTACGTCTGGGGACCAAAATTGAATCAACCTGATCCGAGCACAAGTAGCGGTTTTGTCGAAATACCACAATACAATAGTCCATTGGATCCAGCGACAAATAAATTGAAACCCCTTCTATGGATCAGTAGAGGGAAAGAAAATTTAAATAATTTTCTCACTAATGGCTTAATAACGACCCATAATTTGAGTGTGGCCGGATCAACGGACAAGTCAGATTATCGCATCTCATTATCTCATTTGTATCAGAAAGGCCAAGTGCCCAACACCACGTTAAATTCTACCACATTAAGCCTAGCAGGGAAGCTCAAACTAAACAGTAAACTCGATGCCGAGGCAACACTATCCTATAATAGACAATACTCACCTAATTATCCAAATAGTGATTATTCTCCTGATAATTATCTTTACAACATCGTATTATGGATGGGACCTGATGTCGACATTCGGGATATGCGGAATTATTGGAAACCAGGGCGGGAAGGCTCGGAACAATTAACCTATAATTATAGCTGGTATAATAACCCTTGGTTCTTAGCATACGAGAAGGAAAGAGCCTATACCAATGATGTCATTGTATCACAAGGAAATATCAAATATAAGTTTAACAACGACCTAAAATTACTCGTTCGCGGTGGCATTACCACAAACTTTGCTAACAGTGAAAGCCGCGTTCCATATAGTTATATCAATTATGGTACAGCCGCAGCACCTTATGGTAATTATAGCGTCAATCGTGATAATCGCATGCGTTTTGTCAGTGATGCACTATTGACCTATGATAAAAAACTATCCCAAGATTTTACGATTAGTGCCAGTGTCGGGGCGAGTACTAGATTAGACCAGTACAATAAACTGGAGTCTAGAACAACAGGTGGGCTCTCTGTTCCAGCATGGTACAACCTGGATAATTCCAGAGACCCTGTCCGCTCTACCAATGAACGCGTGGAAAAACAAGTATATGGAATGTATGGCTATGTTGATCTGGACTATCGTAATATGGCAACTTTAAGTTTAACAGGAAGAAACGATTGGACCTCTGCTTTACAATCCCCTTACAATTCATATTTCTATCCTTCAGCTTCCTTGAGCCTGATCGTATCCGAAATGTTCCATTTACCTGCAGTAATCTCTTACTTTAAACTACGCGGTGCTGTAACAGATGCCACGACCGATATCAATGCCTATAGTGCGCTGTTAACCTACGAAATCGGTAGCAGATGGAACGGAAACCCTTCTTTGTATCTTCCTGATGCCTTACGTCCTCCGGGATTAAAACCCAACAAAACAATCTCTCAGGAATACGGTGCTGAGTTACGTCTATTTCGCAATCGGATCGGCGTTGATTTCACCTATTTCAACTATGACCGGACTAACAATGTTGTAGAAGTCCCCCTATCGGAAGCTTCAGGGTTTGCAAAACTTCAAGTAAATGGTGACCGTTACCGACGGAGAGGTATCGAAGTTGTCGTATCAGGAACACCTGTACAGACGGAGAATTTTAAATGGAGTACAACATTAAATTACTCCCGATTACGTAATACGGTGCTTGAATATCAAGGTGGTGAAGAAATTCGCGGTGGTGTAAAAGTGGGGGAACGAATGGATATCTATCGCGGCTGGGCATGGCAAAAGTCTCCAGATGGACAGATTGTCCATGAAAATGGAATTCCGCAATACATTAATCAGCAGGTCAATCTTGGCTATATGCTACCGAACTGGGAATTTGGGTTTCTGAATAACTTTCAATATAAAAATTTCGGAATTTCCTTTGCTTTCGACGGTCGTATTGGGGGGAAAACAAATAATGCTATAGAAGCAAAAATGTATGAAGGTGGTATGCATCCCAATACCGCAAATAGTTACCGTGACGATGCTTACCGTGGCGAAAAGACCTATCTTGCCGGTGGCGTAACACAAACCGGAGGAGATGTTACCTATGATGCCCAAGGCAATATAACTGGTGATTCCCGCACTTTCGTTCCTAATACCACCAAGGTAAACTATGTGGATTGGGTTTTTGCAACTTACACAAACGGAATTGATGAGTCAACTCTCTACGATCGAACTTTTGTTAAACTACGAGAGTTGACACTAAGCTATCAAATCCCCAGCAACCTTTTAACCAAAACACCATTTAAGACAGCGAGTTTTTCATTGGTAGGACGCAATTTATTACTCTGGTCGAAGGTCCCTTATATGGATCCTGACGGATATAGTGACTTACAGCTCGCTGAACCGACCGTTCGTAACATCGGTTTCAATGTCAATCTTAAATTTTAA
- a CDS encoding SusD/RagB family nutrient-binding outer membrane lipoprotein, giving the protein MKKTYIPWLVCLFTMVTSCKKFDYYQDNPNKPTKATPALLMTYICQNIFNNNPISAAYASRHLTYYERPNESINYNWNRGDYDNYGGLRQVLKLEPLVTDNKNFQGLAHLFRVIYFAQMTETFGDIPYTDALRAEQDGRTPIYDKQEDIYDGLLQELEQANSLLDVANGKIDGDIIYGGDATKWKKFVNAYRLRLLIHLSKKEGQSKIAIKQQFQAILSNPTKYPLMETNSDNAQLVFNTTDPSNYYPTAGHLSVSTLVSLEQSFVEILQKREDPRLFSFGDPIAGKTAGVFSNYKGVDAGLSPADQQASAAQSSLIARRFVDLRSPVNEPMIFLSYAEQEFLIAEAIQRGWITGDMNNHYQKGITASMAFYKITGMIVTDYLNKDLVKLATGDPLTKILTQKYIAFYMNSSWEPFFEQRRTGIPTLRVGPGTLNGGKVPKRWQYPLSESQYNKVNLDAAIERQFPEGDNVNASMWLIK; this is encoded by the coding sequence ATGAAAAAAACATATATTCCTTGGCTCGTTTGCTTATTCACCATGGTGACTAGCTGCAAAAAATTTGATTATTATCAAGACAATCCCAATAAACCGACCAAAGCTACGCCGGCATTATTAATGACCTATATCTGTCAGAATATCTTTAACAATAATCCTATCAGTGCAGCTTATGCCTCAAGGCACCTCACTTATTATGAACGACCTAACGAATCCATCAACTACAATTGGAATCGCGGCGATTATGATAATTATGGAGGTTTACGTCAAGTGCTCAAATTAGAACCTCTTGTTACGGACAACAAAAATTTCCAAGGACTTGCTCATTTGTTTCGTGTAATCTATTTTGCGCAAATGACAGAAACCTTTGGCGATATTCCCTATACAGATGCCCTTCGCGCCGAACAAGACGGTCGCACGCCAATCTATGACAAACAAGAAGATATCTATGATGGACTACTGCAGGAACTGGAGCAAGCTAACTCCCTCCTGGATGTGGCAAATGGAAAAATAGACGGTGATATCATCTATGGCGGCGACGCCACTAAATGGAAAAAATTCGTTAATGCTTACAGGTTACGTCTACTGATCCATCTTTCAAAAAAAGAAGGCCAGTCGAAAATAGCCATTAAGCAACAATTCCAAGCTATCCTGAGCAATCCGACAAAGTATCCCTTGATGGAAACTAACAGTGACAATGCACAACTGGTATTCAATACGACTGATCCATCAAACTATTACCCTACAGCTGGGCATTTAAGCGTTTCCACTCTAGTATCACTCGAACAATCTTTTGTTGAAATACTACAAAAACGAGAAGACCCGCGTTTATTTTCTTTTGGGGATCCAATCGCAGGAAAAACGGCGGGAGTCTTTTCTAACTATAAAGGTGTGGATGCCGGCCTATCACCTGCCGATCAACAAGCCAGTGCTGCTCAATCGTCTCTAATTGCAAGAAGATTTGTCGACCTCCGTAGTCCAGTGAATGAACCGATGATATTCTTAAGTTATGCAGAGCAAGAATTTCTAATCGCAGAGGCTATTCAACGTGGTTGGATTACAGGAGATATGAACAACCATTATCAAAAAGGAATAACGGCGTCAATGGCTTTCTATAAAATAACTGGAATGATTGTTACTGATTACCTTAATAAAGATCTTGTTAAATTAGCTACCGGTGACCCTTTAACAAAAATATTGACACAGAAATACATTGCTTTCTATATGAATTCAAGCTGGGAACCTTTTTTTGAACAGCGCCGTACCGGAATCCCGACTCTAAGGGTGGGGCCTGGAACGTTGAATGGCGGCAAAGTGCCTAAACGCTGGCAATACCCACTTTCCGAGTCACAATATAATAAGGTGAATCTAGATGCTGCTATAGAGAGACAATTTCCTGAGGGAGATAATGTAAATGCCAGTATGTGGCTAATCAAATAA
- a CDS encoding phospholipase C, phosphocholine-specific — protein MDTRRDFLKKAAMLAGGASLSQVIPSAIAKAMAIDPALGSTFYDAEHVVLLMQENRSFDHAFGTLRGVRGFNDPRAIRQPNRNKVWLQTQKTGETYAPFRLDIKDSKITWMGCLPHNWTDQTDARNKGKMNKWLDVKHSGFKEFADLPLTMGHYTREDIPFYYSLADSFTICDQHFCSSITGTNPNRLYFWTANIRENLNGKALVWNGDSEFSGKANWKTFPERLSALGVDWKIYQNEISSSSAGYSGEANSWLANFGCNPMEYFPQYQVKYSPRYRELLARKKEELEKKIATTTAKDTLEKLHKEHKHVLEELQQYTTENFEKLDEQTKDIHRRAFVNNSAQPDYMDLETMHYQEGDNQRELQIPKGDVLYQFRKDVEAGKLPTVSWLAPPQLFSDHPDSPWFGAWYVSEIMDILTQNPEVWKKTIFILTYDENDGYFDHFAPFTAPNPYEADSGKVSPDIDPKLEFVRRDEQYYPESGRESNIGLGYRVPLIIASPWTRGGWVNSQVFDHTSSLQFLEKFISHKVKKEAKETNVSSWRRAVCGDLTSAFRPYNGEVIKKPLVLERQPFIKEIHQAKFKGLPMGFKALTADEIKQIEQDPTHSPYFPKQEEGLRDSCTLPYELYTHGEYLSGGRYQLTFEASNKTFGKHSAGSPFTVYHSTPYKGEIGTSRNYAVSPGGSLSDNWAINAFENGLFQLDVHGPNGFYRMFKGDAKHPNIKIRCTYEKSRDEKSFTGRLLFTCINQDSKNHQLLLEDISYGQGKKAVQLKSGETSTIQFDLSKQSFWYDFRISCKDDNTFQEQYAGRIETGESGKSDPLLSR, from the coding sequence ATGGATACTAGAAGAGATTTTCTAAAAAAAGCGGCAATGCTTGCTGGGGGAGCATCACTTTCCCAAGTTATTCCATCCGCCATTGCAAAAGCAATGGCCATCGACCCCGCTTTAGGGAGCACTTTTTATGATGCTGAACATGTGGTTCTACTAATGCAAGAGAATAGATCTTTTGATCATGCGTTTGGTACACTACGGGGAGTACGAGGTTTCAATGATCCAAGGGCGATCCGCCAGCCAAACAGAAACAAAGTGTGGTTACAGACGCAAAAAACAGGTGAAACATACGCTCCTTTCCGATTGGATATTAAAGATTCAAAAATTACATGGATGGGATGTTTGCCTCATAATTGGACCGATCAAACCGATGCCCGAAACAAGGGAAAGATGAACAAATGGCTAGATGTCAAACATTCTGGATTTAAAGAGTTCGCAGACCTTCCACTGACCATGGGACATTATACACGAGAAGACATTCCATTCTACTATTCGTTGGCAGATTCTTTTACGATCTGCGATCAACATTTCTGTTCAAGTATTACAGGTACAAATCCCAACCGGCTCTATTTCTGGACAGCTAATATCCGGGAAAACCTGAACGGAAAAGCCCTCGTCTGGAACGGTGACTCAGAATTTAGTGGTAAAGCAAACTGGAAGACCTTCCCAGAACGTCTTTCGGCACTTGGCGTAGACTGGAAAATATATCAAAATGAAATTTCGTCAAGCAGTGCTGGATACAGTGGTGAAGCCAATAGCTGGTTAGCGAATTTTGGCTGTAACCCCATGGAATATTTCCCACAGTATCAAGTCAAATATAGTCCTCGCTACAGAGAGCTGCTCGCACGCAAAAAAGAAGAACTGGAAAAGAAAATAGCCACAACAACGGCGAAAGATACGCTTGAAAAGTTACATAAGGAGCATAAACATGTGCTGGAAGAGCTACAACAATACACGACGGAGAACTTTGAAAAACTTGATGAACAAACGAAAGATATTCATCGTCGTGCCTTCGTGAATAACAGTGCTCAGCCCGATTACATGGATCTAGAAACGATGCATTATCAGGAAGGCGACAATCAACGGGAATTACAAATCCCAAAAGGTGATGTGTTATATCAATTTAGAAAAGATGTCGAAGCAGGTAAACTACCAACGGTATCCTGGCTTGCTCCACCTCAACTTTTCTCGGATCATCCAGACTCTCCTTGGTTTGGTGCCTGGTATGTGAGCGAAATTATGGATATCCTAACACAAAATCCAGAAGTCTGGAAAAAGACAATCTTTATCCTTACCTATGATGAGAATGACGGTTATTTTGATCACTTCGCTCCTTTTACAGCTCCTAATCCTTATGAAGCAGATAGCGGTAAAGTGTCCCCAGATATTGACCCAAAATTGGAATTTGTGCGTCGCGACGAACAGTATTACCCCGAAAGTGGAAGAGAAAGCAACATCGGCTTGGGCTATCGTGTCCCTTTGATCATTGCTTCTCCCTGGACAAGAGGTGGCTGGGTAAACTCACAGGTATTTGACCATACCTCAAGCTTGCAGTTTTTAGAGAAATTCATTAGCCACAAAGTAAAAAAAGAAGCAAAGGAAACCAATGTGAGCAGCTGGCGACGTGCGGTCTGCGGAGATCTCACTTCTGCTTTTAGACCTTATAATGGAGAAGTAATTAAAAAGCCATTGGTATTAGAACGTCAGCCATTTATCAAAGAGATTCACCAGGCAAAATTTAAAGGTCTTCCGATGGGATTCAAGGCATTAACTGCAGATGAGATCAAGCAGATTGAGCAGGATCCTACCCACTCACCCTATTTTCCGAAACAAGAAGAAGGGCTTCGTGACTCCTGCACTCTTCCCTATGAGCTTTATACACATGGAGAATATCTATCCGGTGGAAGATATCAACTAACATTTGAAGCTTCAAACAAGACATTTGGAAAACATTCTGCGGGTTCACCGTTTACAGTATATCATAGTACTCCTTATAAGGGTGAGATTGGAACTTCCCGTAACTATGCTGTATCCCCAGGAGGCAGTTTGTCAGACAATTGGGCTATCAATGCGTTTGAAAATGGATTATTTCAACTTGATGTACATGGACCAAATGGATTTTATCGTATGTTTAAAGGCGACGCTAAACATCCAAATATCAAAATCCGTTGTACTTATGAAAAGAGCAGAGATGAAAAATCATTTACGGGTCGCCTGTTGTTCACTTGTATAAATCAAGACAGTAAAAATCACCAGCTTTTACTTGAAGACATCAGTTATGGACAGGGCAAAAAAGCAGTCCAACTCAAAAGCGGTGAGACATCAACAATTCAGTTTGATCTTTCCAAACAAAGTTTTTGGTATGATTTCCGTATCAGCTGCAAAGATGACAATACATTCCAAGAGCAATATGCGGGCCGTATAGAAACTGGGGAAAGCGGAAAAAGTGATCCACTATTAAGCCGATAA